In Nocardioides daphniae, the DNA window GCGCTGGCCAGCATCCACCTGGTCGCCACCGCGATCGTCTACACGGCGGTGGCCGTCGGGCGCGCGTGGTGCTGCGTACGCGCCCTGCCGCCGCCCGGGCGGTCAGCCGCTTCTCGGGGGCGGCGATGGTCGGCATCGGTGCCTACCTGCTGGTGGGCCAGGTCGCTGCCTGACTCGTTGCCTCAGCACCCGGCGAGCTTCAGAGCAGGTCGCGGCGGCGGAAGCCGACGAAGCCGGCCACCGTCAGCGCGGCGACCAGCACCAGCAGCCCCACCAGTCCGCTCCAGTCGGCGGCGGGCAGGACGACCCGAGGCACGTGGCGCAGCGGACTGATGTCCAGCGCCCAGTCGGGCAGCCGGAAGGTCGGCCCCAGCAGCGTCAGCGCGAAGGTCGCCACCACGCCCAGCCAGGCCACCGCCCGCACCCGCGGTGCGGCACCGACCACCAGCAACGCGATGCCGACGAGCACCCACACCCCGGGCACGGTCACGACGGCCTGGAGCACGACGTCACCGAACTCCAGGCTCTCCTCGCGGGCCGAGGCGACCAGTCCCAGGGAGACGCCGGCGACCAGCATCGCCAGCCCGGTGGCCACGAAGGCGACCAGCGCGTTGCTGGCCAGGTAGGTCCGGCGGCGCAACGAGCCGGCCAGCAACGGGTCGACCCGCACGTCGAGCTCCTCCGCGCAGATCCGCAGCACCACCTGCACGCCCAGCACCGAGGCGACGATCGCGATGACCTGCAGGATCGTCACCACGTAGGCGGCCGTGAAGTCGGAGTCACGCACCACCCCGGCGGCCACGATCGACGCCATCGCCGGGTTGTCGGCCACCACGTCGTCGATGGTGGTGGCCAGGTTGCCGACGAGCAGGCCCAGCGCGGCGAAGCCCGCCATCCAGCCCACCAGGGCTTCGCGGTGCAGGGAGAGCGCCAGGCCCCAGACGCTGCCGGTCATCCCGGCCCGCTCCGGCCCGCGCCGCGGTGCGAGGAGCCCGTGTCCGAAGTCGCGGCGCGACTGGAGCGCGAAGGCCACCGCGACCAGGACGAGGGTCGCGACGACTGAGAGCAGCAGGGGGCGCGGGTCGTCGTCGACCGACGGGGCGGCGAGCTCGCCCCACCCGAAGGGCGTCCACCACTGACCACGCTCCCCGGCCCCGCTCATGTCGAGGTAGCCGCGCAGCACGTAGAGGCCCGCGAGCGCCCCCACGGCCAGGCTGCTGGCCGACCGGGCGTCGGAGCCGACCTGCGCCGTCACCGCGGCGACGCCCGCGAAGACCAACCCGGAGGCGGTGAAGCTGGCGGCCAGCACCGCGGTCGCCGCCACACCCCCACCCACCGCCACGGTGAGCACGAAGCAGACCACCCCGAGCGCGACGGAGGCGATGACGGCCAGGAGCACGGCCACGGCCAGCCGCGCCGGGCGGCCGACGACCGCGGAGGCGACCAGCTCGGCCTGTCCGGAGTCCTCCCCGGCGCGGCTGTTGCGGACCACGACCAGGATCGTCATCAGTCCTGCGAAGAGCGCCCCGAGCTGGCCGGCGCGCCAGGCGTTGAACCCGTCGGCCGTGGCCAGGTCACGCACCGGCCCGAAGACCAGCGACAGCGCAGGGTTGCCGGCCAGCGCCAGCTCCAGGGCGGAGCGGTCGGCCGGGTCGGGGAAGACGAGGGCGAAGGCGAGGATCGACGAGGCCGACAGCACGGAGATCAGCACCACCCACGGAGCGATGGCGCGGGCGTCCTGGTGCAGCGTGGCGGCGAGCAGCGGTCGTACGCCCGTGGTGGCGCTCACCGGCCGGGCTCCGGGCCGCGGAAGTAGTGCTCCATGAAGAGCTCCTCGAGCGTGGCCGCGGCGACGCTGAGGTCGGTCATGTCGTGGGCGACGAGCTGCGCCATCACCTCGTTCACGTGCGCCGGGTCGACCTGGGCGGTGAGGCGCCCGGTGGCGTCGAGGTGCGGCGAGCGCAGCAGGTCGAGCTCGTCGAGGGAGGCGGGCGGACGCCGCAGGGTCACCCGGACCGTCACCTGGGCGTCGCCGCGCAGCTCGGTGAGCGCTCCCGTGCGGACCACCCGGCCGGCGCGGATGATGCTGACCCGGTCAGCCAGCGCCTCGACCTCGGAGAGGATGTGGCTGGAGAGCAGGATCGTCGTGCCGCGGGCCTTCTCCCGCGCGACCTCCTCGGCGAAGACCGCCTCCATCAGAGGGTCGAGCCCTGAGGTCGGCTCGTCGAGGATGACGCAGCTCGACGTCGGAGGCCAGCGCCGCGACCAGCGCGACCTTCTGCCGGTTGCCCTTGGAGTACTGCCGCCCGCGCTTGGTGGGGTCGAGCTCGAAGCGCTCCAGCAGCTCACGGCGGCGCTGCTCGTCGAGGCCGCCGCGCAACCGGCCGAGCAGGTCGATCGCTTCCCCGCCGGACAGGTGCGGCCACAGCACGACGTCTCCCGGGACGTACGCCAGTCGTCGGTGCAGCGCGACGACGTCTCGCCACGGGTCCCCACCGAGCAGCTCGACGCTGCCGGCGTCGGCCCGCAGCAGCCCGAGGAGGACCCGCAGCGTGGTCGACTTGCCGGCGCCGTTGGGGCCGAGGAAGCCGTGCACCTCGCCGCGGGCCACCTCCAGGTCGAGTCCGTCGAGGGCGGGGAAGGCACCGAACCTCTTGATGAGGCCCGTGGCGCGGATCGCGGCATCGCCCGCTGGGAGGGTCATGCGCTCGACGCTAGTGACGCGGGGCGGACGGGTCTACGGTGACGAGCATGAGCCTCGTACGCCTGCGCGAACTCACCCCTGACGACCTCGACCTGCTCTTCGTCTGGGAGCAGGACCCGCGAGCGGTCGAGATTTCACCCGACCCGACCCGACGCGGGCGACCGGGAGGCCTTCGACGCCCACCACCGGCGGATCCGCGACAACCCGGAGACCACGCTGCTGGCCGTCGAGACCGACGGGGAGCTCGCCGGCACCATCGGGAGCTATCCGATGGAGGGCGACATCGAGGTGACCTACTGGATCGACCCCGCCCGCTGGGGCCGCGGGATCGCGTCGGCTGCGCTCGCCGAGTTCCTGGCCGTCGAGCGTCGGCGTCCGTTGTCGGCGCGGGTCGCCGAGCACAACCACGGCTCGATCGCCGTGCTGCAGCGCGCGGGCTTCGTCCGCGTCGGGGAGGAGACGTCGTACGCCGACGGCGTGGGCCGTGACGTGGTCGAGCTCGTCCACCGCCTCGACTGAGGATCGCGGGGCGTCAGCCCGCCGACTCGACCCCCGACCAGACCCCCAGCTCGTTGCCGCTGGGATCGACGAAGTGGAGCCGTCGACCACCGGGGAAGTCGTAGGGCCCGGCCACCAC includes these proteins:
- a CDS encoding GNAT family N-acetyltransferase, with amino-acid sequence MTTSTCSSSGSRTRERSRFHPTRPDAGDREAFDAHHRRIRDNPETTLLAVETDGELAGTIGSYPMEGDIEVTYWIDPARWGRGIASAALAEFLAVERRRPLSARVAEHNHGSIAVLQRAGFVRVGEETSYADGVGRDVVELVHRLD